The segment CATGATTGCCCTTCCAAAAGAAGATCAAATGCTTCTATCTAAAGAAGATATGAAGGAGCAATTGGCTGGTCTTATGGGAGGACGTGTTGCGGAAGAAATTATTTTCAATACCCAAACAACTGGTGCCTCAAATGACTTTGAACAAGCAACACAGATGGCGCGTGCTATGGTTGCTGAATATGGCATGAGTGACAAAATGGGACCAATGCAGTATGAGGGCAGTCATGCAATGTTTGGTGGCCAGACAACTCATAAACACATTTCAGAACAAACTGCTTATGAATTAGATAATGAAGTACGTGATTTGTTAAATGAAGCTCGCAACAAAGCAGCTGAAATTATTCAGTCTAATCGTGAAACTCATAAACTAATCGCAGAAGCATTGCTCAAATACGAAACTCTAGACAGTGTTCAGATTAAATCTCTCTATGAAACAGGCAAAATGCCAGAGAATATTGAACGTGATGATGAAGATGTTCATCCCCTTTCTTATGAAGAGGTAAAAGAGAAAATTAATACGAAAGAGTAGTATAAAAATACTCTGGGCAAGACATTCCATAACGGATCTGTCTTCACTCTCAACCACTAATAATAACCACAAAGCCTTCGCTAAGTACATAATCTTGGCGAGGGCTTTTTTACATGATACACATCAGAAACAGGGCATTTACAAGAAAAACGAATCAATAGTTATTTATACTCAACAAAAATCAAAATCAAACCAATCAAGTGTTTTTTAACCATCGTCTACTAACAATTGGTTTTAAAATAGACCAATCTAACTCTCGTATCACTTCTTGAAGCTTGTTTATCACATCATCTAGTGTTTTAAAAGCTTTATTCTTAAACCCTCTCTTTCGAATCTCAGCCCAAACTTGTTCAATTGGATTCATTTCAGGAGTATAGGGAGGAATAAACTCAAAACCAATATTATGTGGTTTCTCTAAGGTACTTGATTTATGCCAAACGGCATTGTCCATCACTAATAAAATATAATCGTCAGGATAAGCTTCAGATAGTTGTTTGAGAAAAACATTCATCCAATCTGTATTGCAACCCCCAGCGATAATGAAGAAGGACTCTCCTGTATGGGCATCAATAGCACCATAGCAATAGCGATACTCACGAATATAGTGGCTATGTACATGCGGTCTCACCCCTTTTGGTGCCCAGGCCTTTCCAATTTTACTAATCCGACCGAAACCCGCCTCATCTTGATACATTAGTCTGACTTTATGATAGCGACGACTATTCTTGAAGCGCTTTCCTATTTTCGTGAATGAAGATTTTATTTTTAGACGCTAGAATCGTTTCGGCGTCTGCTTTTTTAGGGTGTTCTGGTCTTGGCGTCACTTTGCGCCAACCATGGCGTTTCAGAAGGGCATAGAATCCTTCCTTGGTCGTAGGGTGTCCAACCCGTTTCTGATAAGTTTCGTAGAGAGAGTTTATGGTCACAAATTCGCCATTTAGTGAAGCTGTTAACTGTTCTTTTAGAAATGCTTCCTCTTCTTGAAGGGTTAAATATTGACGGTTCCGTCCACCTCGCGTTTCTCTTACTAGAGCTGAAATCCCACCAAGCTCATACTTGCCTTGTAAGGACCAGATTGTATACTTTGAATAGCCGATAAGGTTAGTGATTTCTCTATAACTGAGACCTTCGGCTCTGAACAGGATTACTTGAAGTCGTCTATGAAATGGGGAATAGGTTTTATCTTTCAAATAAGTTTTTAATTCGTTTGTTTGTTCGATAGTAAGTTTCATAAATCTATTATACGTTAGTTTTTGTTTTTTGAACAGTATTATCTCAATCTTAGAACTATACCAAATAACTCCCTTCTGAAACAGAATGCAATGCTTGTCATAGAGTATCAATAGCAAACGTACTTTAAAAAAGAAAAATCAAATAAAGTATGCTAGACAAAAATGTCCTGTAGAAAGCCAGCACTTTTCGATAAACTTAAACCATCAACAAAAGGAGATTAAGAAATGGAATTCGAAAAAGTGTACGCAAGCGTCAAAGGTATTGTAAATAAGGCTCGAAAAGAGTTTTACATTAAACTATGGGATCGAGATGATTGGGAACAAGAAGGAATGATGACCTTGTTTGAATTATTGGAAGCTCAACCGTGGCTAGTTGATGAACAAGTTCAATTATATTGTTATTTTAAAGTCAAGTTCAGAAATCGAATCAAGGATCGTATCCGCAAACAGGAAAGTCAAAAACGCAAGTTTGACCGAATGCCACATGAAGATATTCACGAATTATCTCACGCAATACAATCACCGGGATTGATAAACGATGAACTATTAATGTTGAGAGGTGCCTTGAGAGATTATCGAAAAAATCTGAGCAATGATCAACTTGATAAATACGAAAAATTAATTAGCGGACAATGTTTTAATGGTCGCCGTGAAATGATACGTGATTTACAAATTCATTTGAAAGACTTTCGCTAAAGCTAGTTACTAACATCACGTTAATCGAATTAAGAAATTGGGCAGAAGCACCATAAAAAGTTCTGTTCAGTTTCTTTTTATATAGGTTATAGCACAGGAAGAAGGAATAGGAGAAAAAACAAAGTATCTACATAGAACTTTCAGTGTAAAAAATCCCAAAAAACCGGTTGACAAAGTATATAAGTCGTGATAGAATAAATGAGTTGTCTCTTGAGGGACTGGTTAATAGAGAAACGAAAAAAAGTTTCGAAAAAGTGTTGACAAGACCATCAGAAGATGATAGAATAATTGAGTTGTCTCTTGCGGGACTGGTTAACAGAGGAACGAAAAAAAGTTTCAAAAAAGTGTTGACAAAGTTCACAAGAAATGATAAACTAAGATGGTTGTCGCGAGAGCGCGATAACGACAAGACCTTTGAAAATTAAAGAAGACGAACCAAACGTGCAGGGTGATTTATCTAAGGATAAATCGTCAATGACAAAAAAACAATAAAACGGAAAGCTAGCAATAGCTTGAGTTTGAATCAAAACTTTTAATGAGAGTTTGATCCTGGCTCAGGACGAACGCTGGCGGCGTGCCTAATACATGCAAGTAGAACGCTGAAGTCTGGTGCTTGCACTAGACGGATGAGTTGCGAACGGGTGAGTAACGCGTAGGTAACCTGCCTCATAGCGGGGGATAACTATTGGAAACGATAGCTAATACCGCATAACAGTATTTACCGCATGGTAGATACTTGAAAGGAGCAATTGCTTCACTATGAGATGGACCTGCGTTGTATTAGCTAGTTGGTGAGGTAACGGCTCACCAAGGCTTCGATACATAGCCGACCTGAGAGGGTGATCGGCCACACTGGGACTGAGACACGGCCCAGACTCCTACGGGAGGCAGCAGTAGGGAATCTTCGGCAATGGGGGCAACCCTGACCGAGCAACGCCGCGTGAGTGAAGAAGGTTTTCGGATCGTAAAGCTCTGTTGTAAGAGAAGAACTGTGAGAAGAGTGGAAAGTTTCTCATTTGACGGTATCTTACCAGAAAGGGACGGCTAACTACGTGCCAGCAGCCGCGGTAATACGTAGGTCCCGAGCGTTGTCCGGATTTATTGGGCGTAAAGCGAGCGCAGGCGGTTTGATAAGTCTGAAGTAAAAGGCTGTGGCTTAACCATAGTACGCTTTGGAAACTGTCAAACTTGAGTGCAGAAGGGGAGAGTGGAATTCCATGTGTAGCGGTGAAATGCGTAGATATATGGAGGAACACCGGTGGCGAAAGCGGCTCTCTGGTCTGTAACTGACGCTGAGGCTCGAAAGCGTGGGGAGCGAACAGGATTAGATACCCTGGTAGTCCACGCCGTAAACGATGAGTGCTAGGTGTTGGGTCCTTTCCGGGACTCAGTGCCGCAGCTAACGCATTAAGCACTCCGCCTGGGGAGTACGACCGCAAGGTTGAAACTCAAAGGAATTGACGGGGGCCCGCACAAGCGGTGGAGCATGTGGTTTAATTCGAAGCAACGCGAAGAACCTTACCAGGTCTTGACATCCCGATGACCGCCCTAGAGATAGGGTTTCTCTTCGGAGCATCGGTGACAGGTGGTGCATGGTTGTCGTCAGCTCGTGTCGTGAGATGTTGGGTTAAGTCCCGCAACGAGCGCAACCCCTATTGTTAGTTGCCATCATTCAGTTGGGCACTCTAGCGAGACTGCCGGTAATAAACCGGAGGAAGGTGGGGATGACGTCAAATCATCATGCCCCTTATGACCTGGGCTACACACGTGCTACAATGGCTGGTACAACGAGTCGCAAGTCGGTGACGGCAAGCTAATCTCTTAAAGCCAGTCTCAGTTCGGATTGTAGGCTGCAACTCGCCTACATGAAGTCGGAATCGCTAGTAATCGCGGATCAGCACGCCGCGGTGAATACGTTCCCGGGCCTTGTACACACCGCCCGTCACACCACGAGAGTTTGTAACACCCGAAGTCGGTGAGGTAACCTTTTAGGAGCCAGCCGCCTAAGGTGGGATAGATGATTGGGGTGAAGTCGTAACAAGGTAGCCGTATCGGAAGGTGCGGCTGGATCACCTCCTTTCTAAGGAAATGGAAACCTGTACGTCAGTCTTCTTTAATTTTGAGAGGTCTTGTGGGGCCTTAGCTCAGCTAAGCGAAACCTTTAGGTTGAAGCTTTGTCGAAACTAGCGGAGCTAGTGCACGACAGGGGCCAGCGTCTCAAAAATGATATTATATCGAAACAATTAAATACGTTAACAGGTACATAAAAATGTACGGGGCCTTAGCTCAGCTGGGAGAGCGCCTGCTTTGCACGCAGGAGGTCAGCGGTTCGATCCCGCTAGGCTCCATTAACAGGAGAAATCTTGTTAAGAAGGATAGTTGAATTCACGACTAACTTCTTAGGAAAATAGACAATCTTCCTTGTGTGCAAGACACACAGCGTCAGATTCCTAATTTTCTACAGAAGTTTCGCTAAGGCGACTGTCGTTCATATCCTAAACTTGTCCATTGAAAATTGAATATCTATCAAACATTCCTGATGTATCTGAAAGGATACATTAAGAAATAGTAACAAGAAAATAAACCGAAAACGCTGTGAATATTTAATGAGTTTTCTAGTTTAGAAAAAAACTAGTAATTAAGGTTAAGTTAATAAGGGCGCACGGTGGATGCCTTGGCACTAGAAGCCGATGAAGGACGTGACTAACGACGAAATGCCTTGGGGAGCTGTAAGTAAGCAATGATCCAGGGATGTCCGAATGGGGGAACCCGGCAGGTAATGCCTGTCACTCACTACTGTTAAGGTAGTGCAGAGGAAGACGCAGTGAACTGAAACATCTAAGTAGCTGCAGGAAGAGAAAGCAAAAGCGATTGCCTTAGTAGCGGCGAGCGAAACGGCAGGAGGGCAAACCGAGGAGTTTACTCCTCGGGGTTGTAGGACTGCAATGTGGACTTAAAGAGTATAGAAGAACTACCTGGGAAGGTAGGCCAAAGAGAGTAACAGCCTCGTATTTGAAATATTCTTTATACCTAGCAGTATCCTGAGTACGGCGAGACACGCGAAATCTCGTCGGAATCCGGGAGGACCATCTCCCAACCCTAAATACTCTCTAGTGACCGATAGTGAACCAGTACCGTGAGGGAAAGGTGAAAAGTACCCCGGAAGGGGAGTGAAATAGAACCTGAAACCGTGTGCCTACAACAAGTTCGAGCCCGTTAATGGGTGAGAGCGTGCCTTTTGTAGAATGAACCGGCGAGTTACGATATGATGCGAGGTTAAGTTGAAGAGGCGGAGCCGTAGGGAAACCGAGTCTTAATAGGGCGGATTAGTATTATGTCGTAGACCCGAAACCATGTGACCTACCCATGAGCAGGTTGAAGGTGCGGTAAGACGCACTGGAGGACCGAACCAGGGCACGTTGAAAAGTGCTTGGATGACTTGTGGGTAGCGGAGAAATTCCAAACGAACTTGGAGATAGCTGGTTCTCTCCGAAATAGCTTTAGGGCTAGCGTCGACATTTGAGAATCTTGGAGGTAGAGCACTGTTTGGATGAGGGGGCCATCTCGGTTTACTGATTTCAGATAAACTCCGAATGCCAATGATTTATGGTCGGCAGTCAGACTGCGAGTGCTAAGATCCGTAGTCGAAAGGGAAACAGCCCAGACCACCAGCTAAGGTCCCAAAATAATTGTTAAGTGGAAAAGGATGTGGGGTTGCACAGACAACTAGGATGTTAGCTTAGAAGCAGCTATTCATTCAAAGAGTGCGTAATAGCTCACTAGTCGAGTGACCCTGCGCCGAAAATGTACCGGGGCTAAAACAATTTACCGAAGCTGTGGATAACACATTAGTGTTATGGTAGGAGAGCGTTCTATGTGTGAAGAAGGTATACCGTGAGGAGTGCTGGAACGCATAGAAGTGAGAATGCCGGTATGAGTAGCGAAAGATGGGTGAGAATCCCATCCACCGTAAGACTAAGGTTTCCAGGGGAAGGCTCGTCCGCCCTGGGTTAGTCGGGACCTAAGGAGAGACCGAAGGGTGTATCCGATGGACAACAGGTTGATATTCCTGTACTAGAGTATGAAGTGATGGAGGGACGCAGTAGGCTAACTAAAGCGGGCGATTGGAAGAGCCCGTCTAAGCAGTGAGGTGTGATATGAGTCAAATGCTTGTATCTGTAACATTGAGCTGTGATGGGGAGCGAAGTTTAGTAGCGAAGTTAGTGACGTCACACTGCCGAGAAAAGCTTCTAGCGATGTATCATACTCTACCCGTACCGCAAACCGACACAGGTAGTCGAGGCGAGTAGCCTCAGGTGAGCGAGAGAACTCTCGTTAAGGAACTCGGCAAAATGACCCCGTAACTTCGGGAGAAGGGGTGCTGACTTAAAGTCAGCCGCAGTGAATAGGCCCAAGCAACTGTTTATCAAAAACACAGCTCTCTGCTAAATCGTAAGATGATGTATAGGGGGTGACGCCTGCCCGGTGCTGGAAGGTTAAGAGGAGGGTTTAGCGCAAGCGAAGATCTGAATTGAAGCCCCAGTAAACGGCGGCCGTAACTATAACGGTCCTAAGGTAGCGAAATTCCTTGTCGGGTAAGTTCCGACCCGCACGAAAGGCGTAATGATTTGGGCACTGTCTCAACGAGAGACTCGGTGAAATTTTAGTACCTGTGAAGATGCAGGTTACCCGCGACAGGACGGAAAGACCCCATGGAGCTTTACTGCAGTTTGATATTGAGTATCTGTACCACATGTACAGGATAGGTAGGAGCCTATGAAGTCGGGACGCCAGTTTCGACAGAGGCGCTGTTGGGATACTACCCTTGTGTTATGGCTACTCTAACCCGGATAGGTTATCCCTATCGGAGACAGTGTCTGACGGGCAGTTTGACTGGGGCGGTCGCCTCCTAAAAGGTAACGGAGGCGCCCAAAGGTTCCCTCAGAATGGTTGGAAATCATTCGCAGAGTGTAAAGGTATAAGGGAGCTTGACTGCGAGAGCTACAACTCGAGCAGGGACGAAAGTCGGGCTTAGTGATCCGGTGGTTCCGTATGGAAGGGCCATCGCTCAACGGATAAAAGCTACCCTGGGGATAACAGGCTTATCTCCCCCAAGAGTTCACATCGACGGGGAGGTTTGGCACCTCGATGTCGGCTCGTCGCATCCTGGGGCTGTAGTCGGTCCCAAGGGTTGGGCTGTTCGCCCATTAAAGCGGCACGCGAGCTGGGTTCAGAACGTCGTGAGACAGTTCGGTCCCTATCCGTCGCGGGCGTAGGAAATTTGAGAGGATCTGCTCCTAGTACGAGAGGACCAGAGTGGACTTACCGCTGGTGTACCAGTTGTCTTGCCAAAGGCATCGCTGGGTAGCTATGTAGGGACGGGATAAACGCTGAAAGCATCTAAGTGTGAAACCCACCTCAAGATGAGATTTCCCATAACTTTATGTTAGTAAGAGCCCTGAGAGATGATCAGGTAGATAGGTTGGAAGTGGAAGTGTGGCGACACATGTAGCGGACCAATACTAATCGCTCGAGGACTTATCCAAGATAAGTAATGAGAACGTTAAGAAAAGCGTATGATTTTAGGAAATCAACGCGGAAGTCGGTTAGACTTCAAGGCGATTTTTCTAAATCGCTAGCTTTTTAGTTCGAATACAATTACTTATTAAAACTAGAGTCAATATTGACAAGCGCACGGTTTCTTGTTAGAATATAGATATTCAATTTTGAGTTGACAAGACTCATTAGTTAAGTGACGATAGCCTAGGAGATACACCTGTACCCATGCCGAACACAGCAGTTAAGCCCTAGAACGCCTGAAGTAGTTGGGGGGTGCCCCCTGTTAGATACGGTAGTCGCTTAGCAATTTGGGAGTTTAGCTCAGCTGGGAGAGCATCTGCCTTACAAGCAGAGGGTCAGCGGTTCGATCCCGTTAACTCCCATAGGTCCCGTAGTGTAGCGGTTATCACGTCGCCCTGTCACGGCGAAGATCGCGGGTTCGATTCCCGTCGGGACCGTTCAAATAGTCTGGGAGACTATTTGAAGTTGGAGATAGAGCAAACGGAGTTTGCTTCATATTTTCGACTCGTTAGCTCAGTTGGTAGAGCAATTGACTTTTAATCAATGGGTCGCTGGTTCGAGCCCAGCACGAGTCATATGCGGGTTTGGCGGAATTGGCAGACGCACCAGATTTAGGATCTGGCGCTTTCGGGCGTGGGGGTTCAAGTCCCTTAACCCGCATAGGAGAAATATAATTTAGCCGGCTTAGCTCAGTTGGTAGAGCATCTGATTTGTAATCAGAGGGTCGCGTGTTCAAGTCATGTAGCCGGCATTAGGAAAGATTGCGAACGTAGTTCAGTGGTAGAACACCACCTTGCCAAGGTGGGGGTCGCGGGTTCGAATCCCGTCGTTCGCTTTGAGAGGCCGGGGTGGCGGAACTGGCAGACGCACAGGACTTAAAATCCTGCGATGGCAACATCGTACCGGTTCGATTCCGGTCCTCGGCATGAAGATTATAATAGTTAGCACCCTTAGCTCAACTGGATAGAGTACCTGACTACGAATCAGGCGGTTAGAGGTTCGACTCCTCTAGGGTGCATCACTCGCTTAATGGAGACGTTAGGGGAGCTTTATTTTTAATAGTATCGGGAAGTAGCTCAGCTTGGTAGAGTACTTGGTTTGGGACCAAGGTGTCGCAGGTTCGAATCCTGTCTTCCCGATTATATTATTTTGGCGGTGTAGCTCAGCTGGCTAGAGCGTCCGGTTCATACCCGGGAGGTCGGGGGTTCGATCCCCTTCGCCGCTATATATTCTTGTTTGCTGGACCTTTAGCTCAGCTGGTTAGAGCTCTCGGCTCATAACCGAGCGGTCGTAGGTTCAAGTCCTACAAGGTCCATATATTGGAGGATTACCCAAGTCCGGCTGAAGGGAACGGTCTTGAAAACCGTCAGGCGTGTAAAAGCGTGCGTGGGTTCGAATCCCACATCCTCCTTAGTATTATCGCGGGATGGAGCAGCTAGGTAGCTCGTCGGGCTCATAACCCGAAGGTCGTAGGTTCAAATCCTGCTCCCGCAATTTCTTTAAGAATTTGGCTCGGTAGCTCAGTTGGTAGAGCAATGGATTGAAGCTCCATGTGTCGGCGGTTCGATTCCGTCTCGCGCCATTAATTTAACTTTGTCCAAGTTTATTATCTTGGGCGCGTAGCTCAGATGGTTAGAGCGCACGCCTGATAAGCGTGAGGTCGGTGGTTCGATTCCACTCGTGCCCATATTATATTGATGGAGAATTACTCAAGAGGCTGAAGAGGACGGTTTGCTAAATCGTTAGGTCGGGTAACTGGCGCAAGGGTTCGAATCCCTTATTCTCCGTAGTGAACGAGATTATCGCTTGATATTCTCGTTTTATTGTATCTTGGTAAGGGGCTATGAGGGTCTATTATGAATAAATTTTCAAAATTAGTAGTAGTTGTTTCTATCTTTTTATTACTGTCATTTTCTCTTTTGTTTGTAACTTTCTCTAAGGGGTTACAGGTACCTTATTTAAATAATATCGTTAGGGTTGTTGTAACGCCAATTCAATCGGTTATTTCAGTGCCTACTAGATTTTTTTCTGAGCAGAAAGATGTCTTGACAGATTTGATGAACGCTTACGAGGAAAATAAACAATTAAAGGAAGCTATTATGAGCCTTGAAGGGATGGCTGCTGAAAATATTAGCTTGAAAGAAGAGAATGCATCGCTTCGTAGTAGTTTAGGTGTGGTATCTGATTTTCCTGAAAAACAACTTATTCCGGGATCAGTTTTAGTGAGGACTCCTTCATCGTGGTCGGAGCATATTTCAATTAATATTGGTGAGACTAGTGGTGTGACATCTAATGCACTTGTGGTTGCTAATGGTGGATTAGTTGGAATTGTGAGTTCATTGAGTTCAGATTCGGCGGTTGTTACCTTATTTACGAATTCGGATGAATTCACGAAGTTGCCTGTGAAAATTTCTGTTGATTCTAAAGAAATTTATGGTATTTTATCGGGCTATGATGCAGATACAAATAGTTTTATCATTAATCAGTTGAACTCAGCTGATGAAATTGCAGTGGGTAGCAATGTTGTAACGAGTGATTTGGCTGGTGCGACTTCGGCAAATATCCAAATTGGTAAAGTTTTATCGGTTAAATCAAATAGTAACAGTTTAAATAGAGAAGTATATGTTGAGCCGACAGCTAGTTTTTCAAATATTTATTCGGTTTTAGTGGTAGGTCAAACAAATGCGCAATAAAATGATAGAAATATTCATGTTTCCCATCTTGTTCTTTATTTTATTACTTGATGGACAGATTTCAACGTTGGTAACAAATTGGTCGGTCGGATTATTTACTATTTCAAGTCATTTGGTACTTATGTTAGCTATTTTTTATGCTAATTATGTATCTCTTGGTTTTTCATTATTCATATTTACTTTGCTAGGTTTGGTATATGATATTAGTTATCTTAATCTGATTGGTATTGCTACTACAACTCTTCCTTTAGTTTTATATTGCATCTATTTCTTCTTTCAAGGTGCTGTCAGCAAGCGAGGAATTAATATTTTGATTTTACTAGTAGCTATTTTTCAATTTGAATTTATTAGTTACTCATTTGCTCGCATTTTTCATATAACAAACTTGTCTGTGTTTATCTTTGTTTTTAATAAATTACTTCCAAGTCTACTATTCAATTTGGTCTTATTTTTCGTACTACAACCGTCATTTGAGCGTTTATTTGGAATAACAAACAAGACATAGAAATGTAATAATTGCGTAATATACTTACGCAATTTTTTTGATAAAATGAGAGAGTCAGAAAGTATAGAGGAGTTATGTTCGGATATGAAGAAAAAAATCTTGGCTACAATTATGTTAAGTACAGTCGTTCTATCTAATGCTAATTATGTAGCTGTGATTAGTGCGAATGATGTAGATAGTCAGATTGCAGCAAAAAATCAACAGATTAGTGAGTTGACAGCACAACAAGCTGAAGCTCAACAACAAGTTGATGCTATTCAAGGACAAGTTGATGCAATTGTTAGTGAACAGGCGAAATTAACAGAAGAAAATACTCGTTTGGAAGCAGAATCGCAGACATTGGCGGCAGATATTGAGCGTTTGTCAGCTGATATTGTGTCACGTGATGGTGCTTTAAAGGAGCAGGCGCGTAGTGCTCAAGTTGATGGCTCTGCTTCAAGTTATATTAATACAATTTTAGATTCAAAATCAATCGTTGATGCTGTTTCTCGTGTTAATGCAATGCGTGAGATTGTTTCAGCTAATAACCGTATGTTGGAACAACAAAAAGCTGATAAGGAAGCAATTGCTGAAAAACAAAAGGCAAACCAAGAGGCAATCACTACTTTGGCAGCTAATCGCCAAAAATTGGAAGATGACGCCCAAGTATTGCAAGTGCGTCAGGCTGAATTGGAAGCTGCTAAGTTAAATTTGGCTGTGCAGAAAGCTACTGCTGAAGATGAGAAAAATTCATTGTTGGCGCAAAAGGCAGCTGCAGAAGAAGCAGCTCGTCAAGCGGCAGCTCGTCAAGCGGAGTATCAAGCACAACAGGCAGCTCTAGCACAGCAACAAGTAGCCTCAGTATCAGCACCAGTCGTGTCAACGCCAGTAGAAACTACAGTGACTGAAACGGTTGCGACAGTATCACAATCTACACCAACGGTAAGCACACCTACAACGTCTATATCATCAGGTTCAGGTAGTTCAGCGGCAGCAAATAATGCGCGTTATGACGCTTCATCTTACCCAATTGGTGAGTGTACTTGGGGAGTTAAATCTCAACTTTCATGGGTTGGTCCTTACTGGGGAGATGCTAAACAGTGGTTAGCATCAGCACGTGCTGAAGGTTTTAGTACAGGTTCTACTCCACAAGTAGGTGCGATTGCTGTTTGGACAGGTGGTTATTATGGGCAC is part of the Streptococcus suis genome and harbors:
- the pcsB gene encoding peptidoglycan hydrolase PcsB, with amino-acid sequence MKKKILATIMLSTVVLSNANYVAVISANDVDSQIAAKNQQISELTAQQAEAQQQVDAIQGQVDAIVSEQAKLTEENTRLEAESQTLAADIERLSADIVSRDGALKEQARSAQVDGSASSYINTILDSKSIVDAVSRVNAMREIVSANNRMLEQQKADKEAIAEKQKANQEAITTLAANRQKLEDDAQVLQVRQAELEAAKLNLAVQKATAEDEKNSLLAQKAAAEEAARQAAARQAEYQAQQAALAQQQVASVSAPVVSTPVETTVTETVATVSQSTPTVSTPTTSISSGSGSSAAANNARYDASSYPIGECTWGVKSQLSWVGPYWGDAKQWLASARAEGFSTGSTPQVGAIAVWTGGYYGHVAVVTAVQSSTSIQVVESNYMGRRYIGNHRGWFNPTTTSEGAVYYIYPPY
- a CDS encoding sigma-70 family RNA polymerase sigma factor, whose translation is MEFEKVYASVKGIVNKARKEFYIKLWDRDDWEQEGMMTLFELLEAQPWLVDEQVQLYCYFKVKFRNRIKDRIRKQESQKRKFDRMPHEDIHELSHAIQSPGLINDELLMLRGALRDYRKNLSNDQLDKYEKLISGQCFNGRREMIRDLQIHLKDFR
- the mreD gene encoding rod shape-determining protein MreD; its protein translation is MFPILFFILLLDGQISTLVTNWSVGLFTISSHLVLMLAIFYANYVSLGFSLFIFTLLGLVYDISYLNLIGIATTTLPLVLYCIYFFFQGAVSKRGINILILLVAIFQFEFISYSFARIFHITNLSVFIFVFNKLLPSLLFNLVLFFVLQPSFERLFGITNKT
- the mreC gene encoding rod shape-determining protein MreC; its protein translation is MNKFSKLVVVVSIFLLLSFSLLFVTFSKGLQVPYLNNIVRVVVTPIQSVISVPTRFFSEQKDVLTDLMNAYEENKQLKEAIMSLEGMAAENISLKEENASLRSSLGVVSDFPEKQLIPGSVLVRTPSSWSEHISINIGETSGVTSNALVVANGGLVGIVSSLSSDSAVVTLFTNSDEFTKLPVKISVDSKEIYGILSGYDADTNSFIINQLNSADEIAVGSNVVTSDLAGATSANIQIGKVLSVKSNSNSLNREVYVEPTASFSNIYSVLVVGQTNAQ